A region of Cataglyphis hispanica isolate Lineage 1 chromosome 8, ULB_Chis1_1.0, whole genome shotgun sequence DNA encodes the following proteins:
- the LOC126851522 gene encoding LOW QUALITY PROTEIN: eye-specific diacylglycerol kinase (The sequence of the model RefSeq protein was modified relative to this genomic sequence to represent the inferred CDS: deleted 1 base in 1 codon): MQRLRSTFKRSRTPTGAEMKSQSSLEVPKQIRSASFDEIQLQAKGLDDRTNSSSSSTCSSARSQDSTRVRRGSSTLKVPQLQTGQRSKSFDAYSGSSGSFPGQQLLPGGIERPETPIIQVSGCYHCACVEEYRSLWLAEDLSKEEADAEDLHEADSGNSDLSENESDHEDESNIRDGSPEIRVILTPDDVPTSEPRCVSPIVEIVPELDSEIKVPEFSEQRQRRRSLASPRLSRQEALTSFPVEPPTVPVEATIRTTVAVDDDDDDDDENDIETSSKSKLVVRDIFLTVPELKRDRAASVDSCFNNNKNGGVSDADLLAVPQQNIRSKSVDIVLPTDVRTRYTALLPGKESRLPIGGREESGEDKEGGSSGQREPRSTPDWGPNAFNGEHLWVPTATSGEFCYVNDCSKHGPRLKCPACRVVTHACCVASLEFACKPSFRDVGVRQYREQTTTHHHWVHRRYQKGKCVNCGKSFQSKLSFSSREIVAVSCSWCKIAYHNKEACFNVQKIGENCELGTHASIIVPPSWIVKLPRKGSFKSSLRRSPRKKKSGGGSGGSSARRKNKDKEKEEREKEKNQGELWVVKPIPTATVKPVLVFINPKSGGNQGAKLLQKFQWLLNPRQVFDLTQGGPKMGLELFKKVPNLRVLACGGDGTVGWVLSILDQIGAYPAPAVGVLPLGTGNDLARALGWGGGYKDEPIGKILTSIGDSETTLLDRWQLKVERNDIKNDDDGGKGKENLPLNVVNNYFSLGVDAHIALEFHEAREAHPEKFNSRMRNKLFYGQMGCKDLLLTKWKDLSDFVTLECDGQDMTPKLKEHRVHAILFLNIASYGGGTHPWSASSGTREPAMDDGLIEVVGLTTYQLPLLQARGHGTCIVQCSTAKLVTTKTIPMQVDGEACRLLPSIITLSMLNKATMLTKRRNAGKPNQNIAKLERLKLPVMKIKMSDYETYYHDKERLKEAAELWLAEPLDLDATTDLEALRKLLAKDYNMDSCCFLDSCTTERFFRIDRGQEQLHYVTDVAVEAVYVLDEDTLQQQEGQTGPSQIIAGQEMETARVNLPSDERLKEKLAVTEERRTSNVPKDEKQRRSSIIQKTRHFGSISFDKEFDDQNAAVRSKNPASRNSLDVPSPSEDVNIESNSLINRESLKQNSRVIAHTDQSQQHQPLAFISPRDRLFSLSSGVHRFSTELLEKNCDDILRAAKIGDLSALRQLHQKGYSLLSIDETGQTALHLASKHGHKDIVRYLIACAPPTILNMVDNDKGQTALHKAAQNKRRSICCMLVAGGASLIVKDRHGNTPHQLALIAEDHDLAAYLQSQKHFQLATDEMESDL; this comes from the exons ATGCAGAGATTGCGCTCAACTTTCAAGAGGTCGCGTACTCCCACGGGAGCGGAAATGAAGTCTCAATCTAGCCTCGAGGTGCCCAAGCAAATCAGGTCGGCCTCCTTCGACGAGATACAGTTACAAGCGAAGGGATTGGACGATCGTACAAACTCCTCATCGTCCTCCACGTGTTCCTCCGCGAGATCGCAGGACTCGACTCGCGTTAGGAGAGGCTCGTCCACCCTCAAAGTGCCGCAGCTGCAGACCGGCCAACGATCCAAGAGCTTCGACGCTTATTCCGGAAGTTCCGGATCGTTTCCCGGCCAACAGTTACTGCCCGGTGGAATAGAGCGACCGGAAACGCCGATCATCCAAGTCTCCGGATGTTACCATTGTGCCTGCGTCGAGGAGTACAGGAGCCTCTGGCTGGCCGAAGACCTTTCCAAGGAAGAGGCCGATGCCGAGGATCTCCACGAGGCTGACAGCGGTAATTCGGATCTGTCGGAAAACGAGTCGGATCACGAGGACGagtctaac ataagagacGGTAGCCCGGAGATCAGAGTTATCCTCACGCCCGACGACGTGCCGACGAGCGAGCCGCGATGTGTCTCGCCCATAGTCGAGATTGTGCCCGAATTAGATTCCGAAATAAAGGTGCCGGAATTTTCGGAGCAACGGCAGCGCAGACGATCGCTCGCCTCGCCGAGGCTATCCAGGCAGGAGGCTCTCACCAGCTTTCCCGTCGAACCACCCACCGTGCCGGTGGAGGCGACGATTAGAACGACCGTCGCGGtggacgatgacgacgacgacgacgacgagaacgACATCGAGACGAGCTCCAAGTCCAAGCTTGTCGTGCGAGATATATTTCTGACCGTGCCGGAACTGAAGCGAGATCGCGCAGCCTCCGTGGACTCgtgttttaataacaataaaaatggaGGCGTCAGCGATGCGGATTTATTGGCGGTGCCGCAACAGAATATCAGGTCAAAGAGCGTCGACATCGTTCTGCCGACGGATGTTCGCACGAGGTATACGGCTCTGCTACCCGGAAAGGAATCGCGACTTCCGATAGG agggagagaagagagTGGAGAAGACAAAGAAGGAGGCTCGAGTGGTCAACGTGAGCCTCGATCTACGCCAGATTGGGGTCCAAATGCATTCAACGGGGAACATCTTTGGGTACCGACCGCTACTTCCGGTGAATTTTGTTACGTCAACGATTGTTCC aaaCACGGACCCAGGTTGAAATGTCCCGCTTGCCGTGTGGTAACCCACGCCTGCTGCGTCGCAAGTTTGGAGTTCGCGTGCAAGCCGAGCTTTCGCGACGTGGGCGTGCGTCAGTATCGCGAGCAAACAACAACCCATCATCACTGGGTTCATCGACGATATCAAAAGGGTAAATGTGTCAATTGCGGCAAATCTTTCCAATCGAAGCTCAGCTTCAGCTCGAGAGAAATCGTGGCGGTGAGTTGCAGCTGGTGCAAGATCGCTTATCACAACAAGGAAGCGTGTTTCAACGTTCAAAAGATAGGTGAGAATTGCGAATTGGGCACTCACGCGTCCATCATAGTGCCGCCTTCATGGATCGTCAAACTTCCGCGAAAGGGAAGCTTCAAGAGCAGTCTGAGAAGATCGCCCAGGAAGAAAAAATCTGGCGGTGGCAGCGGCGGATCTTCCGCACGTAGGAAAAACAAGGAtaaggagaaggaggagagggagaaagagaagaatcaAGGAGAGCTGTGGGTTGTTAAACCCATTCCCACGGCCACGGTAAAGCCCGTTCTAGTCTTCATTAATCCGAAATCCGGCGGTAATCAGGGCGCAAAGTTGCTGCAAAAGTTTCAATGGTTGCTCAATCCGAGACAGGTTTTCGATCTGACGCAGGGTGGTCCGAAAATGGG ACTGGAACTCTTCAAGAAAGTTCCAAATTTGCGTGTTTTGGCTTGCGGAGGTGATGGTACGGTCGGTTGGGTTCTATCGATCCTGGATCAGATAGGTGCGTATCCAGCTCCTGCGGTCGGAGTACTTCCTCTAGGCACCGGGAATGATCTGGCGAGAGCGCTAGGATGGGGAGGCGGTTACAAGGATGAACCAATCGGAAAGATCTTGACGAGTATAGGTGACAGCGAGACCACTCTACTTGACAGATGGCAATTGAAGGTTGAGAGAAACGACATCAAGAACGACGACGATGGGGGCAAGGGCAAGGAGAATCTGCCGCTTAAcgttgttaataattatttctctctcggcGTGGATGCTCACATTGCTCTCGAGTTTCACGAAGCCCGAG AGGCTCATCCGGAGAAGTTTAACTCCAGAATGCGAAACAAATTATTCTACGGACAGATGGGCTGCAAGGATTTATTGCTCACAAAATGGAAGGACCTCTCAGATTTTGTGACATTGGAATGCGACGGTCAGGACATGACACCGAAATTGAAGGAGCATCGAGTTCatgctatattatttttaaatatcgcctCTTACGGCGGTGGAACACATCCGTGGAGTGCGAGTAGCGGTACCAGGGAACCCGCCATGGACGACGGTTTAATCGAGGTAGTCGGCTTGACCACGTATCAGCTGCCTCTTTTGCAAGCACGCGGACATGGTACTTGTATAGTACAATGCAGCACAGCCAAACTGGTTACAACGAAAACTATACCGATGCAG gTCGACGGCGAAGCTTGTCGCCTTCTACCGTCTATCATAACTTTAAGTATGTTAAACAAAGCTACAATGTTAACGAAGAGAAGAAACGCGGGCAAACCTAATCAGAATATCGCAAAATTAGAGAGGCTAAAGCTGCCTGTGATGAAGATAAAGATGTCGGATTACGAAACGTACTATCACGACAAGGAGAGATTAAAAGAAGCGGCAGAGTTGTGGTTAGCGGAACCGCTTGATCTCGATGCTACAACCGATCTGGAGGCTCTGAGAAAGCTCTTGgcgaaagattataatatggATTCTTGCTGTTTTCTCGATT catgCACCACGGAAAGATTCTTCAGAATTGATCGCGGCCAGGAACAATTACATTACGTGACGGATGTCGCCGTGGAAGCTGTCTACGTTCTCGACGAAGATACCCTTCAACAACAAGAGGGTCAAACTGGACCCAGTCAAATCATCGCTGGTCAAGAAATGGAAACCGCGCGAGTCAACTTGCCAAG CGATGAACGTCTAAAGGAGAAGCTAGCTGTGACAGAGGAGCGAAGGACTTCGAACGTACCTAAAGACGAGAAACAAAGACGATCTTCCATCATTCAGAAGACCAGACATTTCGGGAGTATCTCTTTCGATAAAGAATTCGACGATCAAAATGCCGCGGTCAGATCAAAGAATCCAGCGAGTCGAAACTCATTGGATGTGCCATCGCCGAGCGAGGACGTAAACATCGAGTCAAATTCTCTTATAAATCGCGAGTCTCTCAAGCAAAACTCTCGTGTAATTGCCCATACAGATCAATCGCAGCAACATCAACCTCTCGCTTTTATCag cCCTCGCGATAGATTGTTCAGTCTAAGCTCGGGGGTTCACAGATTCAGCACTGAATTGCTTGAGAAAAATTGCGATGACATATTAAGAGCGGCGAAAATTGGCGATCTCTCGGCATTAAGACAACTTCATCAAAAGGGATACTCGCTTCTATCGATCGACGAAACTGGCCAAACGGCACTTCACTTGGCGTCAAAACATGGTCACAAAGACATCGTCAGATATCTCATTGCCTGTGCCCCACCGACAATTTTAAACATGGTTGATAATGACAa aggGCAAACCGCTTTACATAAAGCAGCTCAGAACAAACGTCGTTCTATTTGCTGTATGCTCGTAGCCGGCGGAGCATCTTTGATAGTGAAAGATCGACACGGCAATACGCCGCATCAACTAGCTCTGATCGCGGAAGATCATGATTTAGCGGCATATTTACAAA GTCAAAAACACTTTCAATTGGCGACGGACGAGATGGAGAGCGATCTCTGA